From Bacteroidales bacterium, one genomic window encodes:
- the rpsH gene encoding 30S ribosomal protein S8, translated as MTTDPIADYLTRIRNAVKANHRIVEIPASNLKKEMTKILFDKGYILNYKFEDDQVQGVIKIALKYHPSTKLPAINSLKRVSKPGLRKYVDAERLPRVLNGLGIAILSTSQGVMTDKEARKLNIGGEVLCYIS; from the coding sequence ATGACGACAGATCCAATTGCAGATTATCTGACTCGAATCAGGAATGCGGTGAAGGCCAACCACCGGATCGTGGAGATCCCCGCCTCCAATCTAAAAAAAGAGATGACAAAGATCCTCTTTGATAAAGGATATATTTTGAATTATAAATTCGAGGATGACCAGGTGCAGGGTGTCATAAAAATTGCCCTGAAGTACCATCCCTCGACAAAATTGCCGGCGATCAACTCACTGAAGCGTGTCAGCAAACCAGGGCTCCGCAAGTATGTGGATGCAGAACGGCTGCCCCGGGTCCTCAACGGGCTTGGCATTGCCATACTGTCAACCTCCCAGGGCGTGATGACCGATAAGGAAGCGCGTAAACTGAATATCGGCGGTGAAGTTCTATGTTATATAAGCTAA
- the rpsN gene encoding 30S ribosomal protein S14, which yields MAKESMKAREIKRLMLNKRFAAKRKELKEKGDYIALQKLPKNSSSVRLHNRCQLTGRSRGYIRLFGISRINFREMANQGLIPGVKKASW from the coding sequence ATGGCGAAGGAATCAATGAAGGCTCGTGAGATCAAACGGCTTATGCTCAATAAGAGGTTCGCGGCCAAAAGAAAAGAATTGAAAGAAAAAGGTGACTACATCGCATTGCAGAAACTGCCCAAAAATTCATCCAGCGTCCGGCTGCACAACCGTTGTCAGCTTACCGGCCGCTCCAGGGGATACATCCGCCTGTTCGGTATCTCCCGTATCAATTTCAGGGAGATGGCGAACCAGGGACTGATCCCCGGTGTGAAAAAAGCCAGCTGGTAA